The nucleotide window CGGTTGTGCACCACCTCGTGCCGCACGTAGATGGGGCCGCCGAAGGCCTCGAGGGCCCGCTCGACGATGTCGATGGCGCGATCGACGCCGGCACAGAAGCCGCGCGGATTGGCCAGCAGTATCTTCACGATTCGCTCCCGCCCCTGCGGCTGCGTCGCCAGTCCAGTAGGGCGTCCAGGATCATCAATGCGGCGCCGATGGTAATCGCCATGTCCGCCACGTTGAAAGCCGCGAAGTGCCAGCTGCCCCAGTAGAAGTCCAGGAAGTCGATGACATAGCCGCGCGCTGCGCGATCGATGGCGTTGCCGATGGCGCCCGCCAGGATGAGACACAGCGACACCGCCACCAGCGGTTGCCCGGACGGATTGCGCCGCAGCCAGATCAGGATGCCCACCGCCACCGCGAGCGCCAGCAGGATGAAGGGCAGCTGCGAGTTGCCGGCGAACATGGAGAACGCGACCCCGGTGTTGCGCAGGTGCACGATGTTGAAGTGCGGCAGCACCGCGATCTGCTCGTACCAGTCCAGATGCCGGTGGATGAGCTGCTTGCTGATCTGGTCGAGCAGGATCAGGCCCGCCGAAAGCCACAGCCAGTGGGCGTTGCGGATGCGCATCAGACCACCCGGCGGTGCTCGCCGGCGCCCGCCACGTTCTCGACGCAGCGACCGCACAGCGCCGGATGGGCGGCATCGGCACCGACATCGGCGCGCCGGTGCCAGCAGCGCACGCACTTGTCGTGCTCGCTGCGCGCGATCGCCACGCCCAGCGTCGTTCCGTCATCCAGCGTGTGGACATGCATGGCCGGGTCGCGCTCGCCGGCGCGCACCACGTCCGAGGTCAGCAGCCAGAAGCGCATCTCGTCGCCGAGCGCGTCCATCGCCGCGCCCAGGCGCCCGGAGTCGGTCCAGACCGTGACGCAGGCGTCCAGATCGCCCTTGATGTGACCGGCGCTGCGGGCCTCCTCGAGCTGCTTCTTGACCGCGCCGCGCAGGGCGCGCAGCGCCTGCCAGTCGAGGCTCGCGCCGGGAAGCTCCGGGAATGCCCACCAGCGCTGCACGAAGACGGTCTCGTCGCGCGCCCCGGGCAGCGCTTCCCAGGCCTCGTCCGCGGT belongs to Algiphilus sp. and includes:
- the lspA gene encoding signal peptidase II, which gives rise to MRIRNAHWLWLSAGLILLDQISKQLIHRHLDWYEQIAVLPHFNIVHLRNTGVAFSMFAGNSQLPFILLALAVAVGILIWLRRNPSGQPLVAVSLCLILAGAIGNAIDRAARGYVIDFLDFYWGSWHFAAFNVADMAITIGAALMILDALLDWRRSRRGGSES